In Quercus lobata isolate SW786 chromosome 12, ValleyOak3.0 Primary Assembly, whole genome shotgun sequence, a genomic segment contains:
- the LOC115971639 gene encoding uncharacterized protein LOC115971639, which translates to MRDLGNGEGDYVADALGRTMLLPTDMDVLRKMRMQEALQATYRMEEEVNNKSKAAENERTKRITAAKTLQASEDELTKAKADLTVAISERDSASAGLASTQKQAVDQTKRLLKAEDQLQIAKDLIEDLNKKLAAAEHDKGVAEYARDEAIRAKREAEFARNEAEVAKETAEDDGYNVGVAETQAILKAQIPGVCRLYYSQVWEEALKRAGVNASSDLWKAENIFYPTAIREATSSSSVAKGDQPEEGVAQSEDLQVGGSPGKTLKEGELQDVIEISQHTDPEAPKEVTEPVVGTQMPNAEEPAILA; encoded by the exons atgagggaccttggaaATGGCGAGGGTGACTACGTGGCAGACGcactagggagaaccatgctgcTTCCCACTGACATGGATGTACTgaggaaaatgaggatgcaggag GctctccaggccacctataggatggaggaagaggtgaataATAAGAGCAAGGCGGCCGAGAATGAACGCACCAAGCGCATAACGGCCGCGAAAACTCTCCAAGCCTCTGAGGATGAACTCACCAAGGCCAAGGCTGACCTAACAGTTGCTATCAGCGAAAGGGATAGCGCCTCGGCGGGCCTAGCTAGCACCCAAAAACAGGCCGTGGACCAAACAAAACGTCTACTTAAAGCCGAGGATCAGTTGCAAATAGCTAAAGATctgatcgaggatttaaataaAAAGCTGGCCGCGGCCGAGCATGACAAAGGTGTGGCGGAATATGCCCGTGACGAAGCCATAAGGGCCAAGCGTGAAGCCGAGTTTGCCAGAAATGAGGCTGAGGTTGCCAAGGAAACGGCCGAGGATGACGGTTATAATGTGGGGgtagctgaaacccaagccatccTTAAAGCCCAGATTCCCGGAGTATGTAGGCTTTACtactcccaggtttgggaagaggcattgaagcgagctggggtgaaCGCTTCATCcgatttgtggaaggcggagaacatattctaccctacAGCCATCCGTGAGGCCACTTCCTCCAGCTCCGTGGCTAAGGGTGACCAACCCGAGGAAGGGGTCGCTCAGTCGGAAGACTTACAGGTTGGCGGCTCTCCTGGCAAGACGCTCAAAGAGggagaacttcaggatgtgatagaAATATCTCAGCATACGGATCCTGAAGCACCTAAAGAGGTTACTGAGCCCGTGGTTGGTACTCAGATGCCTAATGCTGAGGAACCAGCCATACTTGCTTAG
- the LOC115972115 gene encoding acyl-CoA-binding protein, with protein MGLKEEFEEHAEKAKTLPENTTNENKLILYGLYKQATVGPVNTSRPGIFNMRDRAKWDAWKAVEGKSKDEAMSDYITKVKQLQEEAAASA; from the exons ATGGGTCTCAAG GAGGAATTTGAAGAGCATGCAGAGAAAGCCAAGACCCTGCCAGAGAATACGACAAACGAGAACAAGCTTATTCTCTATGGTCTCTACAAGCAAGCCACTGTTGGACCAGTGAACACCA GCCGTCCTGGAATATTCAACATGAGGGACAGAGCAAAATGGGATGCCTGGAAGGCTGTTGAAG GGAAATCCAAGGATGAAGCGATGAGTGATTATATCACCAAGGTGAAACAGTTGCAGGAAGAAGCTGCCGCATCTGCTTGA